The sequence below is a genomic window from Leptospira dzoumogneensis.
TTCTGCCGATACAAAATTCCTGGGAGGGGTCCCACTTACTATGGATGTAATGAGCGCTGGAGAAGCTGGAAAACCGCTGGTTTTTCAAGAACCAGAGGGAATTATCGCAAAATCCTATAAAAACATACTCCAAAACCTGGCTGAAGAGATAAAAAAGTGGGAATAATACTCTGGGGCCAGTCAGTTAGTACAGAGGGAGGCACACCGTGAAGTTCGAAAAAGGCACAGAGAAGAATCCATCCGGAAACCTCATAGTATATTGCAACGTTGTTGGAGAAAACCCGCTGTTTCCGGGCGGTAAAATTATCGCTTCCAACGTAGTGGTTAGTTTCCTCCGGATCGGAGAGAACTTTCCTGTTGTAACATTTCCTCCTGTCTCCCTGGACAGTTACGAAGATCTAAAAAGGATCATCACAGATCATTACGACAAGTATGATGTGGTAAAGATCAAAGACTTCGAAATGCCGGCAGGCCAAGAAGACTCCAATTCTTATATCAAAGAAAGAATGGATCATTTTGAGAACGTAGTCATTCGATACGTAGAACTATGTAAGAATAGAGAAGGTGGATCTTTCCCTGTTCAAGAAAAAGAACCGGAAGGTGTTAGAGATTATCTGGATGCCTTAGCAAATCTTTCTTTAAAAGTGAGACGTTCCAGCGGGATCGCGAGAGAGGCTTCTCTTCTCCATATGGAAAGACTGGTAGAAACTTTTTCCGGAAAACACCCTGAGTTCGATCTTCATAATTTCCGCAAGGCTCTAGAAGTTCCAGGCCAAACCGGAGAAGAATTAGTCGGATTATATCTCCAAAAATTCAACGCTATCTCTTACGAAAGATATGAAGATGCTTCCGATCTGAATAAAAAGATCCAAGCAATAGAAGCAGTTTAATCCTTAAAAAATTCGGGGCCTCTCGGTCCCGGATGTTTCTTTATTTCCTGCCTTTCACTTTTTAGTCTTTTTCCGGGCTCCAGCGTGGATATAGATCTAACTCTCTTCCTAAAAGCCTGAAAATCCTAGTAGCCATAAAATCTCCCAGGTCTTCTAAACTTTGAGGCATTTGGTAAAAACCGGGAGAAGCAGGAGCGATGATCGCACCTGCATCATGAAGAGCTAACATATTCTCCAAATGGATCCGATTATAAGGAGTTTCCCTGGGAACTAAGATCAGCTTTCTTCTTTCCTTTAAGGTTACGTCAGCCGCTCTTTCAATTAAATTTTCAGTGATACCTGTACGAATTGCAGCAACGGTTTTCATAGAGCAGGGTAGTACAACCATCCCATCCCAAATATTAGAACCGGAAGCAATATCAGCTCCTATATCTTCGAATTTCCTGAGATGGAATTTATGATTTTGTTTAGGATCCCATTTTTTACGTACAAACTCCAGGACATCTTCTCCTGTTTGAACATTTGCCTCATATTCTTCTTTAAAAACTCGAATAGCAGCCGGGCTTGGAACGAACCAAGTTTCTCCCGGAATTTCCATAAGTGCTTTTAAAAATCTGGCAGCATAAATGGAACCGCTTGCCCCAGCCATTGCAAGTACCAGTCTTAACGGTTTATCCTCGTTCATCTTATAACCTGGAAAATAAAGAAACTAGGCTCAGGCCCTTCTCCGCCAGAATTCCTAAAAAGATCACAAGAGAGATCCAAGAATGGATCTGATAAAAGCCAGGCGGAAAATTTCCGTCCTTGTTCTCGGAAGCAATCTTTTGTTCTCTAAAAAGTAAATATGCTACAAATATTAAAAACGCCCAGAAAGCACCCTGGAAACCTGCATACCAGGCTGCAACTGCCAGAAAGGAAATAGAAAGAATATGAGAAATTCTTGATATTATAAAAGAATTTTTTTCTCCAAAACGAACAGGAACAGAATGTAGTCCTTCTTTTTTATCAAATTCCCTATCCTGTAGAGCATACAAAATATCGAATCCTGCCAGATTGAATGCCAACCCCAAAGTCCAAAATCCTGCGATCCAGGAAAATTCTTCTCTGATAGCGATCCAAGTTGCAAGAGGAGCAAGTCCGATCGTCAATCCCAGATAAAAATGGCATAAAAAAGTAAAACGTTTTGTATAAGAATAAGTTAATAGAAGAAATAGAGTAGGGAAAGAAAGATAAAAGGAAAGTGGATTTAAGAACCAACTCCCTATAAAAAATACTAAAGAAGCTCCTATGATAAATATCACCGCCATAAAATCCGAGATCTGACCGCTAGGGATCTCTCTATTAGCAGTTCTCGGATTTTTAGCGTCGATCTTACGATCCGCCCATCTATTAAATCCCATGGCAGAACT
It includes:
- a CDS encoding UbiX family flavin prenyltransferase — encoded protein: MNEDKPLRLVLAMAGASGSIYAARFLKALMEIPGETWFVPSPAAIRVFKEEYEANVQTGEDVLEFVRKKWDPKQNHKFHLRKFEDIGADIASGSNIWDGMVVLPCSMKTVAAIRTGITENLIERAADVTLKERRKLILVPRETPYNRIHLENMLALHDAGAIIAPASPGFYQMPQSLEDLGDFMATRIFRLLGRELDLYPRWSPEKD
- a CDS encoding UbiA-like polyprenyltransferase → MASNTLAALGKYGRFIKFSHTLFALPFAGIAFVLAILQEPALSLSVIGQKLIWILVCMVGARSSAMGFNRWADRKIDAKNPRTANREIPSGQISDFMAVIFIIGASLVFFIGSWFLNPLSFYLSFPTLFLLLTYSYTKRFTFLCHFYLGLTIGLAPLATWIAIREEFSWIAGFWTLGLAFNLAGFDILYALQDREFDKKEGLHSVPVRFGEKNSFIISRISHILSISFLAVAAWYAGFQGAFWAFLIFVAYLLFREQKIASENKDGNFPPGFYQIHSWISLVIFLGILAEKGLSLVSLFSRL